The sequence CTGGCTCAGATGTCAATGTATTGCTGACAGCTAAGTTGCAAGCTAAGCCTTCCGATCATGGGAATCTGATCACCTCTGGTCCCTGTTCGGCCCCTATCCCACTTCTTAAGAGTTCGAAGGGCGTGTAAGTAGCAATGCCAGCCTTTCTGGCATTATCGCAATGGCAGGCGATCTGACGCGGCTTGCCGTCGCCCGCCCTGGGCACGATGTTGAGGCCGCTGACATTGTCAAAGCGCGTGCCCGCCGGATCTTTTCTAGAATATATCGGCCCTCAACCAAAAAGCGGGTGACCGGACTCGAACCGGCGACGTTCAGCTTGGGAAGCTGACATTCTACCACTGAATTACACCCGCAAGGTGTAGCCAACTCAGGCGTCCTGATGTTGTCTGCGTTGTTGGCTTGTTGAGACTAGCAAGGGTCAAGGTGCCCCCCTTGCCAGTCTCTGCCGCCGTTGCGGCGGCTCAGCCGGCCAGGGCCGCCGCGCAGGCGGCCACGCCGGCCCCCGCCGTTCCCCGCAGCAGGCCCAGGCCCTGCAGGGTGGCCTCGATCGCCGCGACGGCGGTGAGCACGTCGCGATCGGCCACGAAGCCGAGGTGGCCGATGCGGAACACCTGGCCCTTGAGGTGGTCCTGGCCGCCGGCCAGCAGGATGTCGAAGCGCTCCTTCACGGCCTTGCGCAGCACCTCGGCGTCGACCCCCTCGGGAGCCACGGCCGTGATCGCCGGGCTGCCATGGCCCTCGGCGGCATAGAGCCGCAGCCCCATCCCCTTCATGCCGGCCTGGGCCGCGCTGCGGTGGCGTGCATGGCGGGCGAAGATCGCCTCCAGGCCCTCCTGCTGCATCATCCCCAGGGCGGCCTCCAGGGCGAAGTACAGATTCACCGGCGGGGTGAAGGGATTGCTGTCGGCGGCGGCCGATTTGCGGTATTTGCCGAGGTCCAGATAGAACTTCGGCAGGTCGGAGCGCTCGTAGGCCGTCCAGGCCCGCTCGCTCATGGCCACGAAGCCCAGGCCCGGCGGCATCATGTAGCCCTTCTGGGAGCCGGAGCCCACCACATCGAGGCCCCAGCGGTCCATGGGCACGTCGCAGGCGCCGAGGCTGGTCACGCAATCGGCAATGGTGAGCGCGGTGCCGTGGGCGCGCACGTGGCCGGCGATGGTCTCCAGGTCGTTGATCACCCCGGTGGAGGTTTCCGAGTGGGTGAGGATCACCGCGCGGATGCGCTTGTCGGTGTCGGCCTCCAGGGCGGCGCGGAAGGCCTCGGGATCCAGCGGTTGGCCCCACTCGGCCCTCACCACCTCCACCTCGAGCCCGTAGGCCTTCGCCACCTTCACCCAGCGCTCGCCGAACTTGCCGTTGTCCCCGCAGAGCACGGTGTCGCCCTTGCTGAGCACGTTGATGATCCCCGCCTCCATCGCGGCCGTGCCGCTGCCCGCCAGGGCCAGCACGCTGCCGCTGGTCTGGTGCAGCCACTGCAGCTGCTCGGTGGTGCGCTTGACGATCTTCTGAAAGTCGGCGCTGCGGTGGCCGATCGGATGGCGGCTCATGGCCAGCAGCACGGTCTCCGGCACCGGCGTGGGGCCGGGGATCATCAGGCTGAGCTTGTCCTGCATGGGTGCTGCGGAGCAGAGGAGGGGCGCGGCCGCGGGGCGGCGCAATCCACCAATGTAAAAAACCGACCACAGGGGCCCAACCCCGAGCCACCGCGCCCTCCTCCCATCGGCTGCCCGTTGCATGGAATCCTTCCCCACACCTGAACGCGGCACGGCTGAGCCCGCCACCCCTGAGCCCGGCCTGATCCTGCCGGTGTGGCTCGCCGCCGCGGCCCGCGCCGCCGTGCAGGGGCTGCTGGGGGAGCCCTTCTGCCCTGAGCAGCCCCTGGAGCTGGAGCCTGGCGCTCCCCCGCGGCCTGTGCTGGTGGAGGCCGCGGCGCCCCTGGCCGCAGGCTGGGTGCTGGCGGTGGCCAGGGCTGACCCGGGCCCTGAGGTGCTGGATCTCACCCGCGGTCAGCCGGTGTGGGCCCAGGCCCGTTGGCTGGAGGGCCCTGGGCACTGGCTGGAACTGGTGGCTGGCGAGGGGGTGGGGGTGATTGCCAGCTCCGGCGCTCCCTGCCTCTCGGCCTATGCCCGCGAGCTGCTGCAGCGCACCCTGCAGCCGCTGCTGCCGCCAGGACGGCGCCTGGAGCTCCACCTGGTGATCCCGGCGGGTCGGCGTCTTGCCGAGCGCACCAGCAATGCCGCCTTCGGGGTGGTGGATGGGCTGGCCCTGATCGGCACCCAGGCCCTGGTGCAGCGCAGCGCGGCCCCCGACCAGCTGCAGCAGGCCCTGGAGCAGCTGCGTCGCCTGGTGGCCTCCCCTGGCTTCGCCGGGGCCCTGGTGTTGGTGATCGGCGAGAACGGCCTCGATCTGGCCCCCCGCCTCGGCCTCCCTCCCCAGCTGCTGCTCAAGGCCGGCAACTGGCTGGGGCCCCTGCTGGTGGCGGCGGCCGAGGCGGGTGTGAGCCAGCTGCTGCTGTTCGGCTACCAGGGCAAGTTGATCAAGCTGGCCGGCGGCATCTTTCACACCCATCACCACCTGGCCGATGGCCGCAGCGAGGTGCTCACCGCCCTGGCGGCCCTGGAGGGTCTGGCGGGCCAGGAGCTGGCCTGCCTGCATCAGGCCGCCACGGTGGAAGCCGCCCTCGCAGACCTGCAGGCCACCCAGCCCGCCCTGGCGGCGAGGCTGCGGGCCCGCATCGCAGCGGCGATCGAGCAGCGCAGCCGCGCCTACCTGGCCCGCTACGGCCACGAGGCCTTGGCGGTGGGCGCGGTGCTGTTCGACCGCAGCCGTCAGCTCTGTGCCCGGGGCCCCCTGGGTGCCCCCCTGCTGGCCGAACTGCGGGGAGGGGGCGCCGCCTAGGCTGGGTCAAATCTCCGGGGTTCCGTGCTGCCGATGTCCGCCGCTCCCCAGATGACCCCACGGGACGCGACGTCCAGCCTTGAGGGCACGGCCCAGCCCGCATCTCCCATCGACGAGATGTCCCAGTCCAGCCGGGCCCCGGCCATCGTGATTCTCGATTTCGGCTCCCAGTATTCGGAGCTGATCGCCCGGCGCGTGCGCGAAACCGAGGTGTTCTCGCTGGTGTTGAGCTACACCACCAGCGTGGAGGAGCTGCGGGCCATCGCCCCCAGGGGCATCATTCTCAGCGGTGGGCCCAGCTCGGTGTACGAGAGCGGCGCGCCGGTGTGTGATCCGGAGCTCTGGAACCTCGGCATCCCGGTGCTGGGGGTGTGTTACGGCATGCAGCTGATGGTGCAGCAGCTGGGCGGGGCGGTGGTGGCGGCGGGGCGGGCCGAATACGGCAAGGCGCCGCTGCACGTGGATGACGCGGTGGATCTGCTCGCCAGCGTGGAGCAGCACTCCACGATGTGGATGAGCCACGGCGACTCGGTGGAGCGCCTGCCTGAGGGCTTCGTGCGCCTGGCCCACACCGACAACACCCCCGAGGCGGCGATCGCCCACCACGGCCGCCACCTCTATGGCGTGCAGTTCCATCCCGAGGTGGTGCACTCCCAGGGCGGCATGGCGCTGATCCGCAACTTCGTGTATCAGATCTGCGGTTGCGAGCCCGACTGGACCACGGCGGCCTTCATCGAGGAGGCCGTGGCCGACGTGCGCCGCCAGGTGGGCCAGAAGCGGGTGCTGCTGGCCCTCTCCGGTGGCGTGGACTCCTCCACCCTGGCCTTCCTGCTGCACCGGGCGATCGGTGATCAGCTCACCTGCATGTTCATCGACCAGGGCTTCATGCGCAAAGGGGAGCCCGAATTCCTGGTGGAGTTCTTCGACAAGCGCTTCCACATCAATGTGGAGTACATCAATGCCCGCCAGCGCTTCATCAGCAAGCTGGCTGGTGTGACCGACCCGGAGGAGAAGCGCAAGCTGATCGGCACGGAGTTCATCAGGGTGTTCGAGGAGGAGAGCAAGCGCCTCGGTCCCTTCGACTACCTGGCCCAGGGGACCCTCTACCCCGATGTGATCGAGAGCGCCGGCACCAACGTGGATCCCAAGACCGGTGAGCGGGTGGCGGTGAAGATCAAGAGCCACCACAACGTGGGCGGCCTGCCCAAGGATCTGCAGTTCAAGCTGGTGGAGCCGCTGCGCAAGCTGTTCAAGGATGAGGTGCGCAAGGTGGGGCGCTCCCTGGGGCTGCCGGAGGAGATTGTCGGCCGCCATCCCTTCCCCGGCCCGGGCCTGGCCATCCGCATCCTCGGCGAGGTGACCGATGACAAGCTCAACATTCTCCGCGACGCCGACCTGATCGTGCGCGAGGAAATCACCGATGCCGGGCTCTACCACAGCATCTGGCAGGCGTTCGCGGTGCTGCTGCCGGTGCGCAGCGTGGGCGTGATGGGTGACAAGCGCACCTATGCCTTCCCGGTGGTGCTGCGCTGTGTGTCCTCGGAAGACGGCATGACGGCCGACTGGTCGCGTCTGCCCTACGACCTGCTCGAAACGATCTCCAACCGGATCGTCAATGAGGTGAAGGGCGTGAACCGGGTGGTGCTCGACATCACCAGCAAGCCCCCCGGCACGATCGAGTGGGAGTGATCGCCCGGCTTCGCTGACTGAGCCCCCGCTGGCCTGGTCGGGAGGCCTCCGTTACCTTCGGGGCCCCAAGCCTGCTCCGCCGTGACGGCCGCTCCTGCGACATCCAGCGATCCCGACCTGCAGCGCAAGCTGCAGCAGGACAGCATCCTGCTGGCTGGCAGGACGATCTACCTCAACCCCTTCCTCTACTGGCGTCGCTTCGACGCCAACACCGACCGCTGGCTGCGGGAGCCCGGCCAGCTGCCGGAGGAGCAGATCACCGCCAACCGCGGCCGTTTCTACCCGGAACTCAACTGGGAGCAACTCGATCCCCAGGAGCGGCTGGCCAAGGAGGGCTCCGTGGAGATGTTCCTCAAGACCCTGGAACTGATCAGCACCTTCAACCCCGATCTCACCGCCGGCCAGCTGCTCGAAGTGGAGCGCAAGATGGCCGTGACCAAGAAGCGCGCCTTCGAGCGCTGGGTGGCCCGGGCCCTGCGGCGCCGCCAGCAGGAGGAGCTCAGGGAACGGCGCCGCTTCGACCGTGACCGCACCCTGCGGGCCTGGAACGAGTGGATCGGCCTGGAGGTGACCCGGCAGGCCCTGGTGCCGGCGGCCATGGCGGTGGTGCTGAGTGTGGGGGCCGGCTGGTGGTGGGGCAGTCAGCAGGCCTGCCGCCAGGTGATCGTGGCTCCCGGCGTGCCGGCTCTGCAGGCCAACCCCATGCCCTAGGCCCTGGTTCAAGGCGCTGGCCGCGGCGCTCCGTCAGGGGCCGTGGGCGCGGCAGACTGGCGGGAGCGCGTTTGCTTCCTGTCCATGGCCGCCGATCCCCTCGACAGCCTGCGGCTCAGCCTGATGCAGGACATGTTGCCCATGGGCCTGGCCGCCGTGGACCGGGTACGCAAGGGCGGCCCCCAGGAGCTGATCGCCGCCTTCGATGGCTCCAGCGCCGATCCCCTGGCCCAGTTGCGCCAGGAGGGCGAACAGGCCGCCAGTCAGGTGCGCGAGCAGCTCGATCGGGTCAGCCCCGGACTCGGCAATCCGGTGATGAAGGTGAGCGTGCGGGATGTGGATCCCGGCTCTGATGGGGCCGATCCACCTCTCTCCCAGGAAGCCAGCGATCCTGCCGAACTGCAGCGGCGTCTGGCCTCGGTGGCCGAGAGCCTGCGGCTGCTGGAGCTGCGGCTCACCCCGGATGGGGAGACCCCCTAGCCATGGCCTACGGCCAGGCAGGCCGCCACAGCGGCATGGGCCAGCAGCCGTTGCTGCTGCTGCTGGTGGTGCTGCTGTGCAGCGGCGCCATGGTGTCGCGGCTGGCCTGGCTGCAGCTGGTGCACGGCGTTGAGAACCGCGAGCGGGCCGATCAGAACCGCATCCGGCTGATGCCGCGCAACCCGATCCGCGGCCGTCTGCTCGATCGTCAGGGCGAGGTGCTCGCCACCAGTCGGCTCACCTACAACCTCTACATCCAGCCCCGCGAGGTGTCTGACGACCAATGGCCGCCCCTGCGGGACGCCTTGGCCGCACTGCTGAAGCTGAATCCCGCCAGCCTCGACCAGAAACGCAGCAGCGGCAGCAATGCCGAGGGCTTCCGGATCACCCTGGCGGAGGGCCTGGCGGCTGAGCAGGTGCTGCGCTTTCGCGAACAGGCCAGTGAGCTGCGCGGCGCTGAAGTGGATGTGGACGTGCTGCGCAGCTATCCCCATGGCCGCCTGGCGGCCCACGTGCTCGGCTACACCAGCGGCATCACCGAAGAGGAATACGAGCGCAAGCGCGACAAGGGCTACCGCATCCGCGACCGGGTGGGCCGCACGGGGTTGGAGAGCGCCTTCGAATCCCATCTGCGCGGCCAGTGGGGCGGCCAGCAGGTGGAGGTGAATGCCGCGGGCCAGGTGCAGCGGGTGCTCGGCGACAAGCCGGCCGAGGCGGGCAAAGACCTGCGGCTCACCCTGGATCTGCCCCTGCAGCAGGCGGCGGAGCGGGCGCTCGACTCGGTGCGCAAGGGCGCCATCGTGGCGATGGATCCCGAGACGGGGGCGATCCGGGCGCTGGCCAGCCGGCCGGCCTTTGACCCCAACGTGTTCTCGCCGGCTCCGTCGAGCCAGGAGTGGGCCGCCCTCAACGGCCCGGAGGCGCCCTTGCTGAACCGTGCCTTCCAGGGGTTCCCCCCCGCCAGCACCTTCAAGGTGGTCACCACCGCGGCGGCGCTGGAGTCGGGGGTCTACGGCCCCAACGACAAGGTGCTCACCACCAGCTCCTTCTGCTACGCCGGCCTCTGCTACCGCGACCACGGCGCCCATGGGCTTGTGGGTTTCCCCTTCGCCTTGGCGGTGAGCAGCAACACCTTCTACTACCGGGCCGGCCTGAAGATCGGCCCTGATGCCCTGTTCGCCACGGCGCGGCGGCTGGGTTTCGGCAGCCCCACCGGCATCGAGCTCAGCGATGAGGAAACGGGGGGGCTGCTGGGGGATCAGGCCTGGAAGCGCAAGGCGCTCGATGAGCCCTGGACCCCCGTGGACACGATCACCTCCTCGATCGGCCAGGGGGCCCTGCTGGTGACGCCGCTGCAGATGGCGCGTCTCTACGCGGCCGTGGCCAATGGCGGCTGGCTGGTCACGCCCCACCTGGTGGAGAAGCCCCCCACCCGCACCCGCATCGGCCTCAAGCCCTCCACCGTGGCCGTGCTGCAGAAGGGTCTGCGCATGGTGGTCACCGAGGGCACGGCGCGGCTGCTCAACGATCCGAGCCTGCCGCCGGTGGCCGGCAAGACCGGCACCGGTGAGGATCCCCCCCGCCCCGACCACGCCTGGTTCGGTGGCTATGCGCCAGCCGACAAGCCCAGCCTGGTGATCGTGGCCTTCGGCGAGAACTCCGGGGGCTACGGCGGCACGGTGGCGGCACCGATGGTCAAGGCCCTGATGACCACCTGGTTCAGCGGCGGCGCCCGGCCCGACTGAGCCCGTGCCGGCTCAGGTTGCGCAACTGTTCAGGCCACCAGCTGCAGCTGGGGCCGCTCCAGCAGGCGGCAGTAGAAGCCGCGCAGCTGCTGGGTGGCGGAGGCCCAGCCCCAGCGCTCGGCCTCGCTGCGGGCGGCCTGACGCAGCAGCTGGCGCTCGCCTGGATCCCCCAGCAGCCGCCCCACCGCCGCCGCCAGACTCGCGGCGCCGCCGTCGGCGCCATCGGGCTCATAGAGGCAGCCGTTGACGCCATCGCTGACGATGTCCGGAATGCCGCCGCGGTTGGCCCCCACCACCGGGCAACCGGCCGCCATGGCCTCCAGCAACACCAGGCCCAGGGTTTCGGTGCTGCTCGGGAACACGAAGGCATCGCCGCTGGCATAGGCGCTGGCCAGGGGCGCGCCTGTCAGGTAGCCCACGAAGGTGGTGGCGGTGCCGGCGAACACCTTCTCCAGGGCCTGGCGGTGGGGACCATCCCCCACCAGGGCCAGGCGGGCCTCAGGCATGGCCTCAAGCACCGGCCGGATCCGCTCGATCTGTTTTTCGGCGGAGAGGCGGCCGATGTAGAGCAGCAGCTTGCCGGTGTCGCTGTGGCCGCCCAGCAACTGCTCCCGCGTGGCCTGGTTGCGCAGTTCAGGGCGGAACAGTTCGGTGTCCACGCCGCGCTGCCAGAGGTCGGTGTGCTGGATGCCCTTCTCGCTCAGCTCCTGCACCATGGCGCTGGAGGTGCAGAGGTTGAGGCTGGCCTGGTTGTGGGCGGCCTTGAGCAGTTCCCACAGCAGCGGCTCCAGCATGCCCATGCCGTAGTGCTCCAGATACTTGGGCAGGTGGGTGTGGTAGCTGGCGATCAGGGGATAGCCCTTGGTCTTCGCCAGCCAGATGCCGCCCAGGCCGAGCACGGCCGGGTTCACCACATGCACCAGATCGGGCTGGAACTCCTCGAGGGCCTCCGCCACGGCGGGGCGGGGCAGGGCCAGCTTCAGCTCCGGATAGAGGGGCAGCGGCATGGCCGGCACCCCCACCACCCGCGCACCCATGTACTCGGCCGGAGCGCCCTCCGGGCAGAAGATCAGCACCTCATCTCCCAGATCCACCAGGTGCTGCACCGTCTTGGTGAGGCGGGTCACAATCCCGTCGACCTTGGGCAGGAAGGTCTCGGTGAAGAAGGCGATCTTCAAGGCTCGGGTGCCGCAGGGGGGGAGAGCTGGATGCAGGCGGGTTCGATCAGGTCGCCCGGATCAAGCCGTCTTGATGGCCTGGGCCTGGGTGGTGGTCCAGGCCGACACGCAGGGGATCCGACTGCGGTCGCAGCGGTCAGCCCAGCGGCGGGCCACATCCACCACTTCGGCCATCAGACCGTCGTCGAGGGTGGTGGGGTTGAGGCCCAGCTCGATGAAGCAGCGGTTGTCCACGATCAGGTCGTTCTCCACGGCCTCATTGCGAGGGTTGGGCAAGTAGGTGATCTCGGCGTTGGTGAGGGACGACACCTTGCGGGCCAGTTCGCCCACCTGGTGGCTCTCGGTCATCTGGTTGAAGATCTTCACCTTCTCGCCATGGGCGGGCGGGTGCTCCAGGGCCAGCTGCACACAGCGCACGGAGTCGCGGATGTGGATGAAGGCGCGGGTCTGGCCGCCGGTGCCATGCACCGTGAGCGGGTAGCCGATGGCGGCCTGCATCAGGAAGCGGTTCAGCACCGTGCCGTAGTCGCCGTCGTAGTCGAAACGATTGGTGAGGCGGGGATCCCTTTCGGTGAGCTCCGTGTTGGTGCCCCAGACGATGCCCTGGTGCAGATCAGTGATGCGGATCTGGTCGTTTTTGTTGTAGTAGAGGAACAACAACTGATCCAGAGTCTTGGTCATGTGATACACACTGCCGGGGCTGGCAGGGTGCAGGATCTTCTCGGTGAAGCGGCTGCCATCCGGCTGGGGCACCTCCACCGTGAGGTAGCCCTCGGGAATCGTGGCGCCGCGATGGGAGCCGTAGCCGTAGACCCCCATCGTGCCCAGGTGCACGATGTGAATGTCGAGGCCGCTCTCCACGATCGCGGCCAGCAGGTTGTGGGTGCCGTTGACGTTGTTGTCCACGGTGTAGCGCTTGGTGGCGCTGGACTTCATCGAGTAGGGGGCCGCCCTCTGCTCGGCGAAGTGCACCACGGCCGTGGGCCGCTCGTCGCGCAGCAGATCCAGCAGGCGGGTGTACTCCTGGGCGATGTCCATCCGCACGAAGCGGATCGCCCGGCCCCCCACCTGCTCCCAGGCCCGCAGGCGCTCGCTGATGGTGGCGATCGGCGTCAGCGACTCGACCTCCAGGTCGACGTCGATCTTGCGCCGGCTCAGGTTGTCGACGATCACCACATCGTGGCCGGCATCCGCCAGGTTGACCGCACAGGGCCAGCCGCAGAAGCCATCGCCGCCGAGAACGAACACCTTCATTCCGAAACCTTCATTCCGAAAACCCCAGACCCCTGCAGGACGAGCTGTCGCTCATCGGGGCAAGCTACTACAGGCGTTCCGGCGCTCTCAGCCGCTGATCCCCACGGCCACCACCACCAGGGCCAGCACCAGAACGGCCCCGCCGATCAGCAGCAACCGCGACTGGCTGCTGCTGCGCTCGCCCTCCTCCATCACCACCATGCGGGGCTCCCGGGCGAAGGCGTTGAGCTTGCCGCCGTCTTCTTCGGTGACCTGCATGGACCAGGGCTCTAGGAGGGCTCACCTTATGGAGAGATGTCCGGGCTGTCAGGCCGCCGCGGCCAGAACGTCAACGGAAGTTCATGCGGCGCCCGGCGGAAGGGCGATCAGCTGCCCACGCGCCCCTGGCCGGGGGAGCTGGGGCTGGCCTGGGGGCGTCGCGGCAGCCGTCCGGCCTGGAAGGCCAGGCGGCCGGCCTGGCAGGCCTGGGCCATGGCCTGGGCCATCAGGGGCGGGTTGCCGGCCAGGGCGATGGCGCTGTTG is a genomic window of Cyanobium sp. NS01 containing:
- a CDS encoding alanine--glyoxylate aminotransferase family protein; the encoded protein is MQDKLSLMIPGPTPVPETVLLAMSRHPIGHRSADFQKIVKRTTEQLQWLHQTSGSVLALAGSGTAAMEAGIINVLSKGDTVLCGDNGKFGERWVKVAKAYGLEVEVVRAEWGQPLDPEAFRAALEADTDKRIRAVILTHSETSTGVINDLETIAGHVRAHGTALTIADCVTSLGACDVPMDRWGLDVVGSGSQKGYMMPPGLGFVAMSERAWTAYERSDLPKFYLDLGKYRKSAAADSNPFTPPVNLYFALEAALGMMQQEGLEAIFARHARHRSAAQAGMKGMGLRLYAAEGHGSPAITAVAPEGVDAEVLRKAVKERFDILLAGGQDHLKGQVFRIGHLGFVADRDVLTAVAAIEATLQGLGLLRGTAGAGVAACAAALAG
- the cbiD gene encoding cobalt-precorrin-5B (C(1))-methyltransferase CbiD, with protein sequence MESFPTPERGTAEPATPEPGLILPVWLAAAARAAVQGLLGEPFCPEQPLELEPGAPPRPVLVEAAAPLAAGWVLAVARADPGPEVLDLTRGQPVWAQARWLEGPGHWLELVAGEGVGVIASSGAPCLSAYARELLQRTLQPLLPPGRRLELHLVIPAGRRLAERTSNAAFGVVDGLALIGTQALVQRSAAPDQLQQALEQLRRLVASPGFAGALVLVIGENGLDLAPRLGLPPQLLLKAGNWLGPLLVAAAEAGVSQLLLFGYQGKLIKLAGGIFHTHHHLADGRSEVLTALAALEGLAGQELACLHQAATVEAALADLQATQPALAARLRARIAAAIEQRSRAYLARYGHEALAVGAVLFDRSRQLCARGPLGAPLLAELRGGGAA
- the guaA gene encoding glutamine-hydrolyzing GMP synthase, giving the protein MSQSSRAPAIVILDFGSQYSELIARRVRETEVFSLVLSYTTSVEELRAIAPRGIILSGGPSSVYESGAPVCDPELWNLGIPVLGVCYGMQLMVQQLGGAVVAAGRAEYGKAPLHVDDAVDLLASVEQHSTMWMSHGDSVERLPEGFVRLAHTDNTPEAAIAHHGRHLYGVQFHPEVVHSQGGMALIRNFVYQICGCEPDWTTAAFIEEAVADVRRQVGQKRVLLALSGGVDSSTLAFLLHRAIGDQLTCMFIDQGFMRKGEPEFLVEFFDKRFHINVEYINARQRFISKLAGVTDPEEKRKLIGTEFIRVFEEESKRLGPFDYLAQGTLYPDVIESAGTNVDPKTGERVAVKIKSHHNVGGLPKDLQFKLVEPLRKLFKDEVRKVGRSLGLPEEIVGRHPFPGPGLAIRILGEVTDDKLNILRDADLIVREEITDAGLYHSIWQAFAVLLPVRSVGVMGDKRTYAFPVVLRCVSSEDGMTADWSRLPYDLLETISNRIVNEVKGVNRVVLDITSKPPGTIEWE
- the mrdA gene encoding penicillin-binding protein 2, with amino-acid sequence MAYGQAGRHSGMGQQPLLLLLVVLLCSGAMVSRLAWLQLVHGVENRERADQNRIRLMPRNPIRGRLLDRQGEVLATSRLTYNLYIQPREVSDDQWPPLRDALAALLKLNPASLDQKRSSGSNAEGFRITLAEGLAAEQVLRFREQASELRGAEVDVDVLRSYPHGRLAAHVLGYTSGITEEEYERKRDKGYRIRDRVGRTGLESAFESHLRGQWGGQQVEVNAAGQVQRVLGDKPAEAGKDLRLTLDLPLQQAAERALDSVRKGAIVAMDPETGAIRALASRPAFDPNVFSPAPSSQEWAALNGPEAPLLNRAFQGFPPASTFKVVTTAAALESGVYGPNDKVLTTSSFCYAGLCYRDHGAHGLVGFPFALAVSSNTFYYRAGLKIGPDALFATARRLGFGSPTGIELSDEETGGLLGDQAWKRKALDEPWTPVDTITSSIGQGALLVTPLQMARLYAAVANGGWLVTPHLVEKPPTRTRIGLKPSTVAVLQKGLRMVVTEGTARLLNDPSLPPVAGKTGTGEDPPRPDHAWFGGYAPADKPSLVIVAFGENSGGYGGTVAAPMVKALMTTWFSGGARPD
- a CDS encoding glycosyltransferase family 1 protein, which encodes MKIAFFTETFLPKVDGIVTRLTKTVQHLVDLGDEVLIFCPEGAPAEYMGARVVGVPAMPLPLYPELKLALPRPAVAEALEEFQPDLVHVVNPAVLGLGGIWLAKTKGYPLIASYHTHLPKYLEHYGMGMLEPLLWELLKAAHNQASLNLCTSSAMVQELSEKGIQHTDLWQRGVDTELFRPELRNQATREQLLGGHSDTGKLLLYIGRLSAEKQIERIRPVLEAMPEARLALVGDGPHRQALEKVFAGTATTFVGYLTGAPLASAYASGDAFVFPSSTETLGLVLLEAMAAGCPVVGANRGGIPDIVSDGVNGCLYEPDGADGGAASLAAAVGRLLGDPGERQLLRQAARSEAERWGWASATQQLRGFYCRLLERPQLQLVA
- a CDS encoding NAD-dependent epimerase/dehydratase family protein, translated to MKVFVLGGDGFCGWPCAVNLADAGHDVVIVDNLSRRKIDVDLEVESLTPIATISERLRAWEQVGGRAIRFVRMDIAQEYTRLLDLLRDERPTAVVHFAEQRAAPYSMKSSATKRYTVDNNVNGTHNLLAAIVESGLDIHIVHLGTMGVYGYGSHRGATIPEGYLTVEVPQPDGSRFTEKILHPASPGSVYHMTKTLDQLLFLYYNKNDQIRITDLHQGIVWGTNTELTERDPRLTNRFDYDGDYGTVLNRFLMQAAIGYPLTVHGTGGQTRAFIHIRDSVRCVQLALEHPPAHGEKVKIFNQMTESHQVGELARKVSSLTNAEITYLPNPRNEAVENDLIVDNRCFIELGLNPTTLDDGLMAEVVDVARRWADRCDRSRIPCVSAWTTTQAQAIKTA
- the psb34 gene encoding photosystem II assembly protein Psb34, which produces MQVTEEDGGKLNAFAREPRMVVMEEGERSSSQSRLLLIGGAVLVLALVVVAVGISG